The following proteins come from a genomic window of Dermacentor albipictus isolate Rhodes 1998 colony chromosome 8, USDA_Dalb.pri_finalv2, whole genome shotgun sequence:
- the LOC135915643 gene encoding uncharacterized protein isoform X7: protein MPRDSTSVEAGMLLVQSQLFSCIGCALLTVAIEFCCTDSDVAGLYPKRPGDIHRAVAVLPVHRLWSHIATSLLSPSAQRL from the exons ATGCCACGGG ATTCAACATCAGTGGAAGCAGGCATGCTCCTTGTGCAGTCGCAGTTATTCAGCTGCATCGGCTGCGCACTATTGACTGTCGCCATCG AATTCTGCTGCACGGATTCGGATGTCGCAGG ACTGTACCCCAAAAGACCTGGTGATATTCATCGAGCAGTGGCAGTTCTTCCTGTGCATCGGTTGTGGAGTCATATCGCTACTTCTCTGCTGTCACCATCG GCACAAAGGCTGTAG
- the LOC135915643 gene encoding uncharacterized protein isoform X2 produces MAPIFQASPLIAEETLYRISRMAYESSLQPAILRLHVNRAWKSLSLLQPWIACHRTTIGKLASCMNSAARIWMSEGTKAMVDRLTCELVLSGTECDSIHDEQEQSDRERAIEEHHSVKAAFLGNTDVALLARIVYAGGSGPVCHVT; encoded by the exons ATGGCTCCAATCTTCCAAGCCTCCCCCCTGATAGCAGAAG AAACCTTATACAGAATTTCAAGAATGGCATACGAAAGTTCATTGCAACCAGCAATATTAAGGCTTCATGTAAACCGAGCTTGGAAATCGCTGAGTCTTCTACAGCCATGGATTGCATGTCATCGGACGACTATCGGCAAGTTGGCCTCCTGCATG AATTCTGCTGCACGGATTTGGATGTCGGAGG GCACAAAGGCAATGGTTGACCGCCTCACGTGTGAACTCGTGTTGTCTGGAACTGAGTGCGACTCCATACATGATGAGCAGGAACAAAGTGACCGCGAAAGAGCAATCGAGGAACACCATAGCGTGAAG GCAGCGTTTCTCGGTAACACCGACGTTGCCCTCCTGGCACGGATTGTATACGCCGGTGGAAGCgggcctgtctgtcacgtgacttGA
- the LOC135915643 gene encoding uncharacterized protein isoform X5: MAPIFQASVLIAEGIRCAVLDATGNRIQNFKNGIRKFIATSNIKASCKPGLEIAESSTAMDCLSSDDYRILLHGFGCRRAQRQWLTALRSNLSCLEPTVTPYMMSRDKVTARERSRTTIA, encoded by the exons ATGGCTCCAATCTTCCAAGCCTCCGTCCTGATAGCAGAAG GAATTCGCTGTGCAGTTTTGGATGCCACGGG AAACCGTATACAGAATTTCAAGAATGGCATACGAAAGTTCATTGCAACCAGCAATATTAAGGCTTCATGTAAACCGGGCTTGGAAATCGCTGAGTCTTCTACAGCCATGGATTGCCTGTCATCGGACGACTATCG AATTCTGCTGCACGGATTTGGATGTCGGAGG GCACAAAGGCAATGGTTGACCGCCTTACGGTCGAACTTGTCTTGTCTGGAACCGACTGTGACTCCATACATGATGAGCAGGGACAAAGTGACCGCGAGAGAGCGATCGAGGACCACCATAGCGTGA
- the LOC135915643 gene encoding uncharacterized protein isoform X3, translating into MAPIFQASPLIAEETLYRISRMAYESSLQPAILRLHVNRAWKSLSLLQPWIACHRTTIGKLASCMNSAARIWMSEGTKAMVDRLTCELVLSGTECDSIHDEQEQSDRERAIEEHHSVKEDTVRFWMSDLDDSVSR; encoded by the exons ATGGCTCCAATCTTCCAAGCCTCCCCCCTGATAGCAGAAG AAACCTTATACAGAATTTCAAGAATGGCATACGAAAGTTCATTGCAACCAGCAATATTAAGGCTTCATGTAAACCGAGCTTGGAAATCGCTGAGTCTTCTACAGCCATGGATTGCATGTCATCGGACGACTATCGGCAAGTTGGCCTCCTGCATG AATTCTGCTGCACGGATTTGGATGTCGGAGG GCACAAAGGCAATGGTTGACCGCCTCACGTGTGAACTCGTGTTGTCTGGAACTGAGTGCGACTCCATACATGATGAGCAGGAACAAAGTGACCGCGAAAGAGCAATCGAGGAACACCATAGCGTGAAG GAAGACACTGTGCGGTTTTGGATGTCCGACCTTGATG ACAGCGTTTCTCGGTAA
- the LOC135915643 gene encoding uncharacterized protein isoform X4, with amino-acid sequence MAPIFQASPLIAEGIRCAVLDATGNLIQNFKNGIRKFIATSNIKASCKPSLEIAESSTAMDCMSSDDYRILLHGFGCRRAQRQWLTASRVNSCCLELSATPYMMSRNKVTAKEQSRNTIA; translated from the exons ATGGCTCCAATCTTCCAAGCCTCCCCCCTGATAGCAGAAG GAATTCGCTGTGCAGTTTTGGATGCCACGGG AAACCTTATACAGAATTTCAAGAATGGCATACGAAAGTTCATTGCAACCAGCAATATTAAGGCTTCATGTAAACCGAGCTTGGAAATCGCTGAGTCTTCTACAGCCATGGATTGCATGTCATCGGACGACTATCG AATTCTGCTGCACGGATTTGGATGTCGGAGG GCACAAAGGCAATGGTTGACCGCCTCACGTGTGAACTCGTGTTGTCTGGAACTGAGTGCGACTCCATACATGATGAGCAGGAACAAAGTGACCGCGAAAGAGCAATCGAGGAACACCATAGCGTGA
- the LOC135915643 gene encoding uncharacterized protein isoform X6: MAPIFQASPLIAEGIRCAVLDATGNLIQNFKNGIRKFIATSNIKASCKPSLEIAESSTAMDCMSSDDYRQVGLLHEFCCTDLDVGGHKGNG, encoded by the exons ATGGCTCCAATCTTCCAAGCCTCCCCCCTGATAGCAGAAG GAATTCGCTGTGCAGTTTTGGATGCCACGGG AAACCTTATACAGAATTTCAAGAATGGCATACGAAAGTTCATTGCAACCAGCAATATTAAGGCTTCATGTAAACCGAGCTTGGAAATCGCTGAGTCTTCTACAGCCATGGATTGCATGTCATCGGACGACTATCGGCAAGTTGGCCTCCTGCATG AATTCTGCTGCACGGATTTGGATGTCGGAGG GCACAAAGGCAATGGTTGA